In the Blautia coccoides genome, TATGGCGTATTCCCTGCCAGTCCTCATAATAGAACTGGCAGCGCCACATCTTTCCATCCCTTGTTGCTGACATAAATTCGCTCTCCTTTCCTATAACCAGCAATTATCACATCACTACCGTTAACCCATAGAATTTTTCTTCAAAGTATTTTGTCGGAACCTTACCACAGATTGTCCGAAAGCCTTTCGCCTTTAACTCCTCATTCAGTCCCCGAATAATCTTGTAAGCATAGCCTATTGATATTCCAAGCATTTCCGCTGCCTCCTCTGCTGTTACATACATTTTCTTCACATTCTCCATATAGTGTCCTCCCTGTTTATTATTTTTTCAGTTCACATACGAACTGTTTTGTAATTCTATATTATCAGTTCATCTATGAACTGTCAATAGTTTTTGTTTCATTTTTGAACTGTATATGATATAATTAACTTCAGTAAAACACTGAGCGCATATTATCCAGTTGATAAGGGGGATTTTCAATGACAATCGGTCAAAAAATAAAGAAATATAGAGAAGCGAAAAACTTAACGCAGAAACAGGTAGCACTTCGTGCCGGAATGAGCGAACCTGCTATAAGAAATTACGAATTGGGAAATCGGACACCTTCTGCAGAGCAAATAGAAAAAATTGCGCTATCCTTAGATGTAAGTCCCTTTGCTATTTCAAATCCCGATCTTGAATCCTACGTCGGAGTTATGCACGCTCTTTTTTATTTAGAGGAAAATTACGGAGTTATCCCCGGCGAAATTGATGGAGAAATCTGTTTGAGATTTAAAGACAAGTTTTCTACTATCTCCTCGGACGTAGAAAAATGGCTGAGAGAATACAAGGCTGTACAGAATGCTTCAGATGATGATATAGAAAAAGCCGAAACGTATTATGAAGAATGGAAAAACTCTTATCCACGTCTATCCGCCCAAGAGACTATGAAGGCATTGCGGTCTAAACGCCAATCCAACGAGTAGATTCCATTCCAAAAACAACCAGTAAAAAATAACACCGGGAGCTGCCCTCAACAGGTTTTCCCGGTGTTTGTCGACTAATCTAATATTTACTGCTCACTCCCTTGTTGGAAGATAATAAGCACTAACCTCTACTTTTTCTTCGTCGTATTCCATATCAACCCAATAATCCCTTATAGAGCATCCTACATGCCAGTCTTGTAAGGAATAAATCTCCAATGTCTTGAAGTCCACTAAGCACAGCGGAATCGCTTGTTTTTTCTCATATTTCCATTTTGATGTTTCCAATGAATTTATAATCTTATCTAAGCACGTCTGGCATAAATGTTTCTGCAGCATTTTTATATCTGGTCTGTAATCCTCAGGCAGACTTACATTAATAGATGCCATTCCCCTATTAGGAGAACTGGATGTCATAATAGACACCTCACCCGTATTTGTCATTTGGGTAGACGTATGGGCGCTGTCACTTTTTAAAGGATTTCCCTGTTCATCGTACTCTTTCAAACCAAAGTCCACCACATACCAGTCATTTAGCGATATTAAACCAACCGTATCAAATTTCCGATAATATCCCATCAGGCTCCGGTCACTGTTTCCACATAGGTAACACTCACCATTATCTTCCAAAACAGATTTGATTCCTTCATAGGCTACATCCTCTCTTCCCTGTTTACGCTGCCATGTCTCAAACAAGTCTTGTCTAAAATATGTAATCACAATGATAGACAGTATAATTCCAACACCAATCCACAAATGACACTTTCTAATTTGATAATATTGCTTTTCTTTTCCGCTCATACTTTTTCCCCCTTTTTGACAAAATATAGTGTACTTAAAATAAGTCCATTCGTAACATTCTTTTACCCATCGTACTTAAAATGTACTTACTCAGTGTACTCGTTTTGTACTTATTTCAAGCAGAAAGGAAATGTTATGGAAAAAGATAAACATCTGGGATTACGCATTGATTCCGAAACTCATAAGAAACTAAAAAGTCTTTCTGAATTTGACGGGCGTTCCATAAATGGAGAAGTGTTATATCTAATTCGACAGGCAATCGCACAGCATGAGCATAAACATGGCACTCTGAAATAAGATTTTGTCCATATTTTTTTCTGTTGCTAACGTCTTACCCTTTTAGTGGACTCATTCTAGTCCCATTCTATCATTTTTTCTTTATAAGATAAAGAGAAAACGGACTAATTTCAGTCCACACGTAAAGGGAAAAATGATGGAACAGAAAATAAAGCAAGAAGGAATCAATATCGGGGGAAATATCCGTAGAATACGATTAGAAAAAGGAATCGGGCAGACTGAATTGATTGGGGTGCTGGATTTAAAAGATATCGGAATGACCCGAGAAGCCTTAGTGAAAATTGAGCGTGGCATACAGCATATTACTGGCGCACAGCTTCGTGGCATCCGTGATTGTCTGGAAACCACCTATGACGAACTATTAAAATAAAGGAATTTTTTGCAATTAGAGCCAAAGTAGAGCCAAACGGCATAAAACACCCCCGGAAATGCCCATTTTATCAGCATTTCCGGGGTTCTGTCCGTTACTCAAACTCAATAAGCGCCACTGTATATAGTGGTTTTTTCTTTCTTTTCCTCCCATATCATGTGCTTATATTCCAATTATTCTTTGTATTTTTTTATATTATTATATTTTTAGTAACCAAAACGCAACCATCATGCGCAAAATTTATACCTTGTCTAACCTGGTTTATCAGTTCGGCAAACTAACCATGTATAGAAGATACATCTCTTCTACTTGGTAACGAATGTCTTTTCAATTCGACCATTCATTTTTATCTGCCTATTCGTCCACGATAACCAGTAAGTCCTTAATATCACAGCTTAAATATCTGCATAGCTTGATTATAAGATTCGCATCTATCCGCTGAAAATCATCTCTGCAATACTTGTTAAAATTCCCTCTCGGTAAGTCCAGGTCTTTACAAATTTGATTTTTGCTAATACCTTGCTCCTCCAATAATTCCATAATCCTCATGTGAATATGTGCCATCATATCTACCCCTTTGCTTTCCACCATTATAAATAATAATTTTCCTTATAGTAATTTCCTATATTTTAAGTTATTATTTAATAAGTACATATTTATTAAGGGGTGTATCATGAAAAAAAGGAAAATAACAAAAACCATGCTAATAATCGTAGGCGTTCTACTGTACATCTGGTATGCAAAACTTCCGGACTATGAGGAGTTCAACAGCAGAAGTTTTTCCGCTGGCACTACTAGGGAAACAACCATGAAAATCATTGTCTATAAGGCACACTACAATCCATATCTCTATCGGATGATTGCCGCCAAACATAATGACATCAATGGAACGCCGACCAAACTGAAACTGGAACTATTTTTTTCAAAAAGTGCTATCAAACGGGGTAAAAGGCCCTACCGGACTATCATATTTGACTATGATAACCATATAGAATACATTCTTTTGGATACAATACCGTAAGTATTACTAAACCATAAATATTACGTCACAAAAGGGCCTTCCGCATGGATACATTCTTTTAGCATATGTGATACTGCGGAAGAGCCCTAACTCATTAGTATAAGGGTAATATTTAAATTTCTTGGTTTTTCATACACATACGAATTATAATATACACAACCTGAATTATCATGAAAATCAATAATAGGTTACATTTCATTACATTCCCTATATAATCTCCGAACCATACTAGCAATGAGAAACTGATTAGCGATACTACCATGCTTAACCTATCGGCAAAATTACTTTTATAGATTTGTAAAATTTTATACACGCACCAACCAATTGTCCCAAATATTATGGCTAACACCAGTAAAATAATTATACAACGCACCAACCATGGTAATACAGTTGCAATACTCTCATTCGGTATACTCTTACACATATTTGACGCTTTATTTGCCCCAATAAGCAGGTTATTCCATCCCCATCCCATAATGCTATATATCCCCTTGATAATTGCTTTAAAATCGGCCTTGAAACGTTTTGATGTAAAAACAGCTAGAGCCGTTACATAAAAGCTATATAATAAGCCACCGACAGTTAGAACATACAACTGTACCTCCCTATATAGTCAAGTCTTTTTTCCTTGAAAATCAAGGATTTTTTAATGTTTCATCAATAAATATCTC is a window encoding:
- a CDS encoding ICEBs1 excisionase gives rise to the protein MENVKKMYVTAEEAAEMLGISIGYAYKIIRGLNEELKAKGFRTICGKVPTKYFEEKFYGLTVVM
- a CDS encoding Arc family DNA-binding protein; translation: MEKDKHLGLRIDSETHKKLKSLSEFDGRSINGEVLYLIRQAIAQHEHKHGTLK
- a CDS encoding helix-turn-helix domain-containing protein gives rise to the protein MEQKIKQEGINIGGNIRRIRLEKGIGQTELIGVLDLKDIGMTREALVKIERGIQHITGAQLRGIRDCLETTYDELLK
- a CDS encoding helix-turn-helix domain-containing protein codes for the protein MVESKGVDMMAHIHMRIMELLEEQGISKNQICKDLDLPRGNFNKYCRDDFQRIDANLIIKLCRYLSCDIKDLLVIVDE
- a CDS encoding helix-turn-helix domain-containing protein; protein product: MTIGQKIKKYREAKNLTQKQVALRAGMSEPAIRNYELGNRTPSAEQIEKIALSLDVSPFAISNPDLESYVGVMHALFYLEENYGVIPGEIDGEICLRFKDKFSTISSDVEKWLREYKAVQNASDDDIEKAETYYEEWKNSYPRLSAQETMKALRSKRQSNE
- a CDS encoding DUF6040 family protein; its protein translation is MYVLTVGGLLYSFYVTALAVFTSKRFKADFKAIIKGIYSIMGWGWNNLLIGANKASNMCKSIPNESIATVLPWLVRCIIILLVLAIIFGTIGWCVYKILQIYKSNFADRLSMVVSLISFSLLVWFGDYIGNVMKCNLLLIFMIIQVVYIIIRMCMKNQEI